One stretch of Juglans microcarpa x Juglans regia isolate MS1-56 chromosome 3D, Jm3101_v1.0, whole genome shotgun sequence DNA includes these proteins:
- the LOC121253924 gene encoding pentatricopeptide repeat-containing protein At2g01510, mitochondrial, whose product MAPDEAPKIHLKVPISLSKFRKISKYSSMLVKTHPTKLYITLPLEVFPSAVHFSHMPCTPKPSNQPITLTKQAFSTLLKSCSSSQNQLKQLHALLLTTGLSIKNSFITHLLINFTLLGDMSYARQLFDEMHKPRIFLWNTLIKGYVKNELPMEASSIYRQMHFLGVRPDPFTYPFVVKACAKLPELWTGGAVHVHVMKYGLEFVSMVRTELMIMYMKFGELGSADFLFQSMVERDLVAWNALIAACVQNGHASKALGFFRRMGVAGIKPDAVTIVSALSACGQLGCLEIGEEIYGVARNEGIDCNMIVENARLDMYVKCGSIDIARALFINMPQKNVISWSTMILGYAINGESEKALALFSRMQNEGFQPNHVTYLGVLSACSHAGLVNEGWAYFGRMARSSEKNFQPRKEHYACMVDLLGRSGHLEEAYNFIKSMPIEPDAGVWGALLGACAIHHDVKLGQHVADLLFQVAADSASYHVLMSNMYAAAGRWDFVDKVRQRMRKKGIKKVAGYSAVEFNSDFHVFYGGDRSHGQSALIYEKLGDLFEQIKSMGYIPKTGSVFHDVETEEKEVTVGSHSEKLAIAFGLINIRPGYPIRVMKNLRTCDDCHTFSKFVSKVTTREIILRDKIRFHHFRNGVCSCKDFW is encoded by the coding sequence ATGGCGCCTGACGAAGCCCCTAAAATCCATCTCAAAGTCCCAATTTCTCTCTCGAAGTTTAGGAAAATAAGCAAATACTCCTCCATGTTAGTAAAAACTCATCCCACCAAACTCTACATCACTCTCCCACTTGAAGTGTTCCCTTCAGCCGTCCATTTCTCACATATGCCTTGTACCCCAAAACCCTCCAACCAACCAATAACCCTGACCAAGCAAGCCTTTAGTACCCTCTTGAAGTCATGTTCTTCAAGCCAAAACCAGCTCAAACAACTCCATGCACTTCTCCTTACAACAGGCCTATCAATCAAGAACAGCTTTATTACCCATCTTCTTATCAATTTTACGCTCTTGGGTGATATGTCCTATGCTCGTCAACTATTCGATGAAATGCACAAGCCGCGAATATTCTTATGGAACACCCTCATTAAGGGATACGTGAAAAATGAACTTCCCATGGAAGCATCTTCGATTTATAGACAAATGCACTTTCTTGGTGTTCGTCCTGATCCCTTTACGTATCCATTTGTGGTCAAGGCATGTGCCAAACTGCCTGAACTGTGGACTGGTGGGGCAGTCCATGTCCATGTGATGAAATATGGATTGGAGTTTGTTTCTATGGTGAGGACTGAGTTGATGATAATGTATATGAAATTCGGGGAGCTGGGTAGTGCAGATTTTTTGTTTCAGAGTATGGTAGAGAGGGATCTAGTGGCGTGGAATGCTTTAATTGCAGCCTGCGTGCAAAATGGACATGCTAGTAAAGCTCTTGGGTTCTTTCGCCGAATGGGTGTTGCTGGAATTAAGCCTGATGCAGTTACAATTGTGAGTGCTCTTTCAGCTTGTGGTCAATTAGGTTGTTTGGAGATTGGGGAGGAAATTTATGGAGTGGCCAGAAATGAAGGGATTGATTGCAATATGATTGTTGAAAATGCACGGCTTGACATGTATGTGAAATGTGGTAGCATTGACATTGCAAGGGCCTTGTTTATAAACATGCCTCAAAAGAATGTCATTTCATGGAGTACTATGATTTTGGGTTATGCCATCAATGGGGAGAGTGAAAAGGCACTGGCTTTGTTCTCTAGGATGCAAAATGAGGGATTCCAACCAAACCATGTTACCTATTTAGGGGTTCTATCTGCTTGTAGCCATGCTGGGCTAGTAAATGAAGGCTGGGCATATTTCGGCCGTATGGCTCGATCAAGTGAGAAGAATTTTCAACCAAGAAAAGAGCACTATGCTTGTATGGTTGACCTTCTTGGTCGGTCAGGGCATCTTGAGGAGGCGTATAACTTCATTAAAAGTATGCCCATAGAGCCAGATGCAGGAGTCTGGGGGGCTTTATTGGGTGCCTGTGCAATTCATCATGATGTCAAATTAGGGCAGCATGTAGCAGACTTGCTCTTTCAAGTAGCTGCTGACAGTGCTTCATATCACGTTTTAATGTCTAACATGTATGCAGCTGCTGGGAGGTGGGATTTTGTCGACAAGGTGAGACAGAGAATGCGAAAGAAAGGCATTAAAAAGGTAGCTGGTTATAGTGCAGTTGAATTCAATAGCGATTTTCATGTTTTCTACGGGGGAGATAGATCGCATGGACAGTCAGCCTTAATATACGAGAAGTTAGGGGATTTATTTGAACAGATAAAGAGTATGGGCTACATTCCCAAAACTGGTTCTGTGTTCCATGATGTAGAAACAGAGGAAAAGGAAGTCACAGTCGGGAGTCATAGTGAAAAACTTGCTATTGCATTTGGTCTCATCAATATTCGGCCTGGATATCCCATCAGGGTGATGAAGAATTTGAGAACTTGCGATGACTGCCATACTTTTTCCAAGTTCGTCTCCAAAGTCACAACGAGGGAGATTATTCTGAGAGATAAGATTCGTTTTCATCATTTTAGAAATGGGGTTTGTTCATGCAAAGACTTTTGGTGA